In a single window of the Fusarium falciforme chromosome 3, complete sequence genome:
- a CDS encoding Beta-lactamase domain-containing protein, whose amino-acid sequence MTLLQSFTFILSLAASFARANLKCRPEGLILPRPTALAESAIFKEAVTNLTDTLDVAVSGSITAGWPVKNVSFSLAVISADQDKPGVPIWEYHHLASANENGTKDLDRDSQYLIGSVSKVIASYVLLKSGVDLDAPVTEFLPKLGDEKSTIQWRGVSLRMLASHLSGAPANYGFSEFYVLKEVFLSIGFPPVEDSDYPPCGVMGLNKGCSHQDYLTGMTTSYPQTAPNERPAYSNMAFVILGMALEEYTGKNFTQLVKEIVSDPLDLKSTYPSPGDSEKAVIPPGESSWGADYKENTPAGGLISSLSDLSKFSYALLSRTINLTSTEVNAWLKPVAFAGDGHTMTGMPWEILRSSKLTPDHPHTVTIYGKSGGAQNYRSQLDFVDEYGFAVVLLTAGPMKAAPILRDAMLATFVAAADKVSRGQGEKYEQRFTNKGDKSQVSVEASLKQDKDSMVLSSLSRNNTDILAGLAKIWTFSLGEFLPTVGPNIRVFPSDLREKATLNGKPVTKEVWHLWPDIGSDFKTDLPGKTIEGMNCVGWTIQDWVHYGGEPLDRVVVYVGEDGDVEGLEVPFLRSGVLNPS is encoded by the exons ATGACTCTATTGCAATCATTTACCTTTATCCTGTCTTTGGCAGCTTCTTTTGCTAGGGCGAATCTGAAATGTCGTCCAGAAGGCCTTATTCTTCCACGACCTACAGCCCTTGCTGAATCCGCCATCTTCAAAGAAGCAGTAACCAACCTAACAGACACCCTCGACGTTGCCGTCTCCGGTTCCATCACTGCAGGCTGGCCAGTCAAGAATGTCTCATTCTCGCTGGCCGTGATTAGTGCCGACCAAGACAAGCCGGGTGTTCCCATCTGGGAGTATCACCATCTCGCGTCTGCTAATGAGAACGGCACCAAGGATCTCGACAGGGATTCGCAGTATCTCATCGGTTCGGTTTCCAAGGTTATTGCTAGCTATGTGCTCTTGAAGAGTGGTGTTGATCTGGATGCCCCAGTGACTGAGTTTCTCCCAAAGCTGGGTGATGAGAAGTCGACTATCCAGTGGAGGGGTGTGAGCTTGAGGATGTTGGCTTCGCATCTTAGCGGTGCACCTGCAAATT ACGGCTTCTCTGAATTCTACGTCTTAAAGGAGGTCTTCCTCTCCATCGGCTTTCCACCGGTCGAGGACAGCGACTACCCACCCTGTGGTGTTATGGGACTCAACAAAGGGTGTTCGCATCAAG ATTATTTGACCGGAATGACAACGTCGTATCCCCAAACGGCGCCGAATGAACGCCCGGCCTACTCAAACATGGCCTTTGTCATTCTCGGCATGGCCCTGGAAGAATACACTGGGAAGAACTTTACCCAGCTTGTGAAGGAGATTGTTTCTGATCCTTTGGATCTTAAGAGTACCTATCCTTCCCCTGGGGATTCTGAAAAGGCTGTCATTCCTCCTGGTGAGAGTAGCTGGGGCGCAGACTACAAGGAGAATACGCC GGCGGGTGGACTGATCTCTTCACTCTCCGATCTTTCCAAGTTCTCATATGCTTTGCTCTCTCGGACCATCAACCTCACTTCCACCGAGGTCAACGCCTGGCTGAAGCCAGTCGCCTTCGCTGGCGATGGGCACACCATGACCGGGATGCCATGGGAGATCCTTCGCTCTTCGAAGCTTACCCCAGACCATCCTCACACTGTCACCATTTACGGCAAGAGCGGCGGTGCTCAGAACTACAGAAGCCAACTCGACTTTGTCGACGAATATGGCTTTGCTGTGGTCCTTCTCACAGCTGGGCCAATGAAGGCAGCGCCGATCCTGAGAGATGCCATGCTTGCTACGTTTGTGGCCGCTGCAGACAAGGTATCAAGAGGGCAGGGAGAAAAGTATGAGCAAAGGTTTACAAACAAGGGAGACAAGAGTCAAGTTTCCGTCGAAGCGTCCCTCAAGCAGGACAAGGACTCGATGGTTCTATCTTCACTTAGCCGCAACAACACGGACATTTTAGCAGGTCTCGCCAAAATCTGGACCTTTTCCCTTGGCGAATTTCTCCCTACAGTTGGTCCAAACATTCGCGTCTTTCCAAGCGACCTCCGCGAGAAGGCGACCCTCAACGGCAAGCCCGTCACCAAGGAGGTCTGGCATCTCTGGCCTGATATCGGCTCAGACTTCAAAACAGATCTGCCTGGTAAGACGATTGAGGGCATGAACTGTGTCGGCTGGACGATTCAGGATTGGGTTCATTATGGAGGAGAGCCGTTGGATCGGGTGGTGGTTTATGTGGGAGAG
- a CDS encoding Aldo-ket-red domain-containing protein yields MATLRKPLSDVLPPLILGTATFNHQYHPDPAHMPYTDIVGRALAHNILGFDTSPYYGPSELLLGDALRKLTPPPPREGYFLITKAGRITSDEFDYSPAWIRYSVCRSLERLGTPYLDLVYTHDVEFVSPEEVLGAVMELRRLRDQGLIRYVGISGYPVGTLASLAEMILRETGEPLDAVLSYGHFCVQNSQLGEKALLERFKDAGVECLLNASMLNMGLLTTRGVDNSPMATWHPAPGELRQLCSNLSVIAQQEGEHLEEVAIRWALENWARVGSPFGTKLNPGSSSRLGVSVMGVSSVDELEETWNLWSSVVGLTGDEETQRKDKIAGIVKDKMWPTLGRWKDFEWESGGPKFVNARIEMGVVPRDGTAERWLLIPSVLDTPKI; encoded by the coding sequence ATGGCGACGCTGCGAAAACCCCTCTCCGATGTCCTCCCTCCTCTGATACTCGGCACGGCTACATTCAACCACCAGTATCATCCCGATCCGGCGCACATGCCCTATACCGACATCGTCGGACGCGCGCTCGCTCACAACATCCTCGGCTTCGATACCTCGCCCTACTACGGTCCCtccgagcttcttcttggtgatgcgCTGCGCAAGTTGACGCCTCCGCCGCCGCGAGAGGGCTACTTCCTCATTACAAAGGCCGGCCGCATCACGAGCGACGAGTTTGACTACTCGCCCGCCTGGATCCGGTACAGTGTGTGTCGCAGTCTGGAACGATTGGGCACGCCGTACTTGGATCTGGTGTACACGCACGACGTCGAGTTTGTGTCGCCTGAGGAAGTCCTCGGTGCCGTCATGGAGCTGCGGCGGCTGAGGGATCAGGGCTTGATTCGATACGTGGGCATCAGTGGGTATCCTGTTGGCACGCTTGCCTCGCTGGCCGAGATGATTTTGCGCGAAACGGGTGAGCCACTTGATGCTGTTCTATCGTATGGACATTTCTGCGTGCAGAATAGTCAGCTGGGTGAAAAGGCTCTGCTGGAGAGGTTCAAGGATGCTGGGGTGGAGTGTTTGCTGAATGCTAGCATGCTCAACATGGGACTGTTGACGACCCGTGGTGTTGATAATAGTCCCATGGCGACTTGGCATCCTGCGCCTGGAGAGCTTCGCCAGCTATGCTCTAACCTCTCTGTCATTGCGCAACAAGAGGGCGAGCACCTGGAAGAGGTAGCCATCCGTTGGGCGCTTGAGAACTGGGCGCGCGTAGGATCACCATTCGGCACCAAGCTCAACCCGGGATCCTCAAGCCGTCTTGGCGTCAGCGTCATGGGTGTCTCAAGCGTCGACGAGCTAGAAGAGACGTGGAACCTGTGGAGCAGCGTGGTAGGCCTCACGGGCGACGAGGAGACGCAGCGCAAGGACAAGATTGCGGGCATTGTAAAGGACAAGATGTGGCCTACTCTCGGGCGGTGGAAGGATTTCGAGTGGGAGAGCGGCGGGCCCAAGTTTGTCAATGCGAGGATCGAGATGGGGGTTGTTCCAAGGGATGGGACGGCTGAGAGGTGGCTGTTGATACCCAGCGTGTTGGACACGCCCAAGATTTAG
- a CDS encoding AZUL domain-containing protein — MEESAPLRWSGAFPVVHPSAVATKNLRGDKILLPQSALEQLLAAAQSRPSNTSTRSDPWSYSTASRSDADSAQQLPNPLTFRLVNPKNNNAVFAGIREFSASEGTLGLSSWLAEALEVQEEDFLSLSQAEDFIEKDSALFQEGNMDIDSIQIKVEARQLPKGTYVRLRPLEAGYNPDDWKPLLERQLRENFTTLSTGAMLTVKGARGEEFKLLVDKVAPEGDGICVVDTDLEVDIEALDEEQARETLRRIMSTQRGTSGGSSSGGEIDIWKPVDGQVLEGEYVDYVLPSWNRSQPLVIELSTSEDEDALDLFITPKSSRQRAPPRETAHVFGDFSPATNGKKTVVLSPTNVELEGAEQILISVHGYKHPDAGESSTQALQYSLRASANLPDEQSGSNGVNGQEHSPEDVQCSNCLQFVPKRTMVLHESFCRRNNIVCPGCKSVFKKGSAEWEAHWHCEKDDAFGNSTHSRAKHDDVFHTQRQCPNCEFSTNSLADLARHQTSVCPGKLILCRFCHLEVPQEGDPFNPSPEVVLSGLTAHELADGTRTTECHLCDKIVRLKDMETHLKHHELDKVSRVKPPICRNANCGRTMFGVGPRGQVRQAASTEQAQNDIGLCSICFGPLYVSMHDPEGKALRRRIERLYLRQLMTGCGKAHCANSWCKTGRANAGLDPKPSSAREVLPLVKPLLASIPNMDEPLYFCADETSQRSRKLAEMMSSEGVWDLDWCIAAGEAEKGNMDKMRDWLQAWAPTR, encoded by the coding sequence ATGGAGGAATCAGCTCCCTTGCGCTGGTCGGGCGCGTTCCCTGTCGTTCATCCATCAGCTGTAGCGACCAAGAACCTTAGAGGcgacaagatcctcctccctcaGTCCGCCCTCGAACAGCTGCTCGCCGCAGCGCAATCCCGACCCTCCAATACCTCGACCCGATCAGACCCTTGGTCTTATTCCACAGCATCACGAAGTGATGCCGATAGCGCACAGCAGTTACCGAATCCCCTTACGTTTCGCCTCGTCAACCCGAAGAATAATAATGCGGTCTTTGCGGGTATCAGAGAGTTTTCAGCTTCCGAGGGAACTCTGGGGTTGAGCTCTTGGTTGGCGGAAGCTCTAGAAGTGCAAGAGGAGGATTTCTTATCACTCAGCCAAGCGGAGGACTTCATTGAAAAGGACTCAGCGCTTTTCCAGGAGGGCAACATGGACATCGACAGCATCCAGATCAAGGTCGAGGCGCGACAACTTCCCAAGGGCACCTATGTGCGACTTCGACCGTTGGAGGCGGGGTACAATCCGGACGATTGGAAGCCACTGCTCGAACGACAGCTCAGAGAGAACTTTACTACACTCAGCACAGGCGCCATGTTGACAGTGAAGGGCGCACGTGGTGAGGAGTTCAAGCTGCTTGTGGACAAGGTTGCTCCTGAGGGAGATGGCATCTGTGTTGTGGACACAGATCTTGAGGTTGACATTGAGGCTTTGGATGAAGAGCAGGCCCGGGAAACATTGAGACGCATCATGTCAACACAACGAGGAACATCGGGCGGTAGCTCTTCAGGCGGAGAGATTGATATATGGAAGCCAGTTGATGGGCAGGTACTCGAGGGCGAATATGTGGACTATGTCCTGCCATCATGGAACCGATCTCAGCCTCTCGTCATCGAGTTGAGCACCagcgaagacgaggatgcaCTGGATCTTTTCATCACGCCAAAGTCTTCCCGACAGCGAGCGCCCCCGCGAGAAACAGCCCATGTATTTGGCGATTTCTCTCCAGCGACGAATGGAAAGAAAACTGTTGTGTTAAGTCCTACTAATGTGGAACTTGAAGGGGCTGAGCAGATCTTGATATCCGTCCATGGCTATAAACATCCAGACGCCGGGGAGAGCTCTACACAGGCACTTCAATACTCATTACGAGCCAGCGCCAACTTGCCAGACGAGCAGTCCGGGTCTAACGGGGTCAACGGACAGGAGCACTCTCCTGAAGATGTTCAATGCAGCAACTGTTTACAGTTTGTCCCCAAGCGAACCATGGTTCTTCACGAGAGCTTCTGCCGAAGAAACAATATCGTGTGCCCAGGCTGCAAGTCGGTTTTCAAGAAGGGTTCTGCGGAATGGGAGGCACACTGGCACTGCGAGAAGGACGACGCATTTGGAAACTCGACACATAGCAGAGCGAAGCACGACGACGTCTTCCACACGCAACGTCAATGTCCTAACTGCGAGTTCTCGACCAATTCGCTAGCTGACTTGGCAAGACATCAGACGAGCGTGTGCCCTGGAAAGCTAATTCTTTGCCGATTCTGTCACCTCGAGGTTCCCCAGGAAGGCGACCCATTCAATCCCAGCCCCGAGGTGGTGCTCTCTGGATTAACAGCACACGAGTTGGCAGACGGCACTCGAACAACGGAATGCCACCTTTGCGACAAGATTGTTCGACTTAAAGATATGGAGACACACCTCAAGCATCATGAGCTTGACAAAGTGTCCCGGGTGAAGCCGCCTATCTGCCGCAATGCAAACTGTGGGAGAACAATGTTTGGCGTTGGCCCAAGGGGTCAGGTCAGGCAAGCAGCTTCAACTGAGCAAGCCCAAAACGACATTGGGCTCTGTTCGATCTGCTTTGGCCCTTTGTACGTGAGCATGCACGACCCAGAGGGAAAGGCGCTACGACGACGAATTGAGAGGCTTTATCTTCGCCAGCTCATGACGGGATGCGGCAAGGCTCACTGCGCAAACTCGTGGTGTAAGACAGGACGAGCCAACGCAGGACTCGACCCGAAGCCCTCGAGTGCGAGGGAAGTTCTCCCTTTAGTGAAGCCGCTTCTTGCCAGCATTCCGAATATGGACGAGCCGCTATACTTTTGCGCCGATGAGACGAGTCAGAGGAGTCGCAAGCTTGCAGAGATGATGTCCAGCGAGGGCGTCTGGGATCTGGACTGGTGCATCGCTGCGGGCGAAGCTGAGAAAGGGAACATGGATAAGATGAGGGACTGGTTGCAGGCTTGGGCACCAACAAGATAG